The proteins below come from a single Chelmon rostratus isolate fCheRos1 chromosome 12, fCheRos1.pri, whole genome shotgun sequence genomic window:
- the lamc2 gene encoding laminin subunit gamma-2, which yields MRMRSSSWISLCGVLAAVCAVQATYTYYPMLRCDCNGRSRYCLRDSWGLHCVDCQGNTEGRRCERCKDGFYLEGAGQSCTPCRCNPTGSVSATCDSRGRCSCKDGVTGEKCDRCPDGPIGRNGCSQRRQLREDSGSSTLPCFCYGHGSSCSPQSGYSIHSITSTFTDGPDGWKTTTAQGVSPGDVHFRWSPKHQDMEVISKSSLPVYLSAPAPYLGNHLLSYGQNFSFLLRLDRGVRHPSTNDVILEGGGLRVSTSLGDLRSIVPCGQKISYSFRLDEQPGSRWRPQLSSFHFQTLLQNLTAIKIRATFGENGRGYLDNVKLVSARHGDGVPARWVQTCSCPLGYEGEYCERCSAGFRRRVPADGAFSPCEACNCRGGSCDPQTGDCYSADETTGEPSCSEGFYRDPWQPRTCAKCPCPDGVSCSLPAGSLEPRCDRCPTGSTGPRCDVCQEGFYGDPAGAADVHRPCRPCACNGHIDIGVAGSCDRSSGECLKCLNNTKGRSCEACVAGFYHGRTTDACKPCDCDVQGSESRQCDDLGRCRCRPGFEGLRCQRSNCPACFRPIKLKMEAYAAKLKELETLFSDMDGGLKPANSAEMEAALRATEELVDDLQADAELLSGLEKSLQGRLSSISRSQLSEGQDVQNIADAADDIQQRQQTYETTVEEVQSLMEEMKRKLDKAKTDLRTAEFPLGDAPLGPNFLSSLVQTAGSLAEKHQTKADAVERSAADALSDSQKSLAQVRTLMNKENKVKELIGDLKTMYDRTSAQVRGLENQATQLSGEARVESEMADGMLKDIVTMERGLPSSLKEGVDAMVSTLGGLKEAADGDISGFEALQNGVQRDMAATQDLLAKGKAAQQDFSKLLDRVNVAKDDAKGALERISSNTNELDDALNTLKGFDKQIDGNRALADAAIKRLPGISATIQQAVSNNAETLSVLGDVSNDYDNALGTINVLENLVNGLEGTFGSLPSHAGLVNEATNLNQDAKDLRTKAVGASGDLNLELDAARRLEAEAEQAAVGAAAALNNAKQTRAAVGQTLRDINALLANMNQSGVVDEKRLKQLEDSLAGAQRDVDGHLRPHLRDMEEREAAQRRQLTGINLDIDTILGDIANLEDILRTVPNGCFNSPPIEEA from the exons atgaggatgaggagcagcagctggatttCACTCTGCGGGGTTTTGGCTGCGGTTTGTGCCGTCCAGGCGACCTACACATATTACC CGATGCTGCGTTGCGACTGCAATGGGAGGTCTCGGTACTGCCTTCGGGACTCCTGGGGTCTGCACTGCGTTGACTGTCAGGGAAACACAGAGGGCCGCCGCTGCGAGCGCTGCAAGGACGGCTTCTACCTGGAGGGGGCGGGACAGAGCTGCACACCCTGCCGCTGCAACCCCACAG GTTCCGTCAGTGCTACGTGtgacagcagggggcgctgcagcTGTAAAGATGGCGTCACCGGGGAAAAATGCGATCGCTGCCCAGACGGACCGATCGGACGAAACGGCTGCTCGCAAAG acGTCAGCTCAGAGAGGATTCTGGGAGTTCGACTCTGCCGTGTTTCTGTTACGGCCACGGCAGCAGCTGTTCTCCACAGTCTGGTTACTCCATCCACAGCATCACCTCCACCTTTACCGACG gtCCGGATGGCTGGAAGACAACGACAGCGCAGGGCGTCTCCCCCGGCGACGTTCACTTCCGCTGGTCACCTAAACACCAGGACATGGAGGTGATCTCCAAAAGCAGCCTGCCGGTTTACCTGTCCGCCCCAG CTCCTTACCTGGGGAATCACTTACTTAGTTACGGCCAGAACTTCTCCTTCCTGTTGCGTCTGGACCGCGGCGTCCGACACCCGTCCACCAATGATGTGATCCTGGAAGGTGGCGGCCTGCGAGTCAGCACCTCGCTGGGAGACCTGCGGTCCATCGTCCCCTGCGGACAGAAGATCAGCTACAGCTTCAG ACTGGATGAGCAGCCTGGCAGCAGGTGGAGGCCTCAGCTCTCCTCCTTCCACTTCCAAACACTCCTGCAGAACCTCACTGCCATCAAGATCCGAGCAACATTTGGTGAAAACG GACGTGGTTACCTTGACAACGTGAAGCTGGTGTCGGCACGGCATGGCGACGGTGTCCCGGCCCGCTGGgtccagacctgcagctgccCCCTGGGGTATGAGGGCGAGTACTGCGAGCGCTGCTCGGCTGGATTCAGGCGCAGGGTCCCTGCAGACGGAGCCTTCAGCCCCTGCGAGGCCTGCAACTGCAGGGGGGGCAGCTGCGACCCGCAGACCGGAGACTGTTACTCTGCCGACGAAACCACCGGAGAGCCGAGCTGCTCTGAGGGGTTTTACCGCGACCCCTGGCAGCCTCGCACCTGTGCGAAGTGTCCCTGCCCGGATGGAGTGTCCTGCTCGCTGCCTGCTGGCTCACTGGAGCCCCGCTGTGACCGCTGCCCAACCGGAAGCACAG GTCCCCGCTGTGATGTCTGTCAGGAGGGTTTCTATGGTGACCCTGCAGGGGCCGCCGATGTGCATCGACCCTGCAGACCCTGCGCATGCAACGGTCACATCGACATCGGTGTGGCGGGAAGCTGCGATCGCAGCAGCGGTGAATGTCTGAAGTGTTTGAACAACACGAAGGGACGGAGCTGTGAGGCCTGCGTGGCGGGTTTCTACCACGGCCGAACCACCGACGCCTGCAAAC CATGCGACTGTGACGTTCAAGGCTCCGAGTCCAGACAGTGTGATGATTTGGGTCGCTGCCGCTGCAGACCGGGTTTCGAGGGTCTGAGGTGCCAACGGTCCAACTGTCCCGCCTGTTTCAGACCCATCAAGTTGAAG aTGGAGGCTTACGCTGCCAaactgaaggagctggagaCTCTGTTCTCAGACATGGATGGAGGTTTGAAGCCAGCCAACAGCGCTGAGATGGAGGCTGCTctgagagccacagaggagctggtggaCGACCTGCAGGCCGATGCCGAGCTGCTCTCAG GATTGGAGAAGAGCCTGCAGGGTCGTCTGTCGTCTATCAGCAGGAGTCAGCTGTCTGAGGGGCAGGACGTCCAAAACATCGCCGACGCTGCAGACGACATCCAACAACGACAGCAGACGTACGAGACGACGGTGGAGGAGGTTCAGAGTCTGATGGAGGAAATGAAACGCAAACTGGACAAAGCCAAGACCGACCTCAGAACAGCT GAGTTTCCTCTTGGAGACGCTCCTCTGGGTCCGAACTTCCTGTCCTCTTTGGTGCAGACAGCCGGCAGTCTGGCTGAGAA ACATCAGACGAAGGCCGACGCCGTGGAGCGAAGCGCCGCCGACGCTCTGAGTGACTCTCAGAAGAGCCTGGCTCAGGTCCGGACTCTCATGAACAAAGAGAACAAAGTCAAAGAGCTGATTGGAGATCTGAAAACCAT gtatGATCGGACCTCGGCCCAGGTGAGGGGTCTGGAGAACCAGGCAACCCAGCTGAGCGGTGAGGCCAGGGTTGAGAGCGAAATGGCCGATGGGATGCTGAAAGATATCGTCACCATGGAGCGAGGTCTCCCATCATCCCTGAAG GAGGGGGTGGACGCCATGGTTTCCACGCTGGGTGGTCTGAAGGAAGCGGCGGACGGGGACATCTCAGGCTTCGAGGCGTTGCAGAACGGAGTGCAGCGAGACATGGCCGCCACTCAGGACCTGCTGGCCAAGGGCAAGGCCGCCCAGCAG GACTTCAGCAAACTGCTGGACAGAGTCAATGTAGCCAAGGACGACGCCAAAGGTGCTTTGGAACGCATCAGCAGCAACACCAACGAGCTGGACGACGCCCTGAACACCCTGAAAG GGTTCGATAAGCAGATCGACGGCAACCGAGCTCTGGCTGACGCCGCTATCAAGCGTCTTCCCGGCATCAGCGCCACCATCCAGCAGGCTGTCAGCAACAACGCTGAGACACTGTCCGTCCTGGGAGACGTGTCTAATGATTACGACAATGCACTGGGAACCATCAATGTGCTGGAGAACCTGGTCAACGGTCTGGAG GGAACATTTGGATCTTTGCCGTCTCATGCTGGTCTGGTGAATGAAGCCACTAACTTGAACCAGGACGCAAAGGACCTGAGGACGAAGGCGGTCGGTGCATCTGGAGACCTGAACCTCGAGCTGGACGCTGCCAGGAGGCTGGAGGCTGAGGCTGAGCAG GCGGCTGTTGGAGCGGCTGCAGCTTTGAACAACGCCAAGCAGACCAGAGCCGCTGTGGGACAAACACTACGAGACATCAACGCCCTGCTGGCTAACATGA ACCAGTCCGGTGTTGTGGATGAAAAGCgtctgaagcagctggaggactCTCTGGCCGGCGCTCAGAGAGACGTGGATGGGCATCTGAGGCCTCATCTCAGGGACATGGAGGAGCGGGAGGCTGCCCAGCGACGCCAGCTGACCGGCATCAACCTGGACATCGACACCATCCTGGGAGACATCGCCAACCTGGAGGACATCCTGAGGACCGTCCCCAACGGCTGCTTCAACAGCCCGCCCATCGAGGAGGCCTGA